A DNA window from Massilia putida contains the following coding sequences:
- a CDS encoding TonB-dependent receptor — protein sequence MVHKYIPTTTAVLALMALQPGAHAQQPATGDNTQAADMQRVQITGSRINLRQEQVSGVGPVTVIDADTIQRSGAISIETLLQRLPSSAGTAGNQTSAYWTSNGYGTTQVNLRGLGIDRTLVLLNGRRVVSGGTGANSSVDLNMIPVAMIERIEVLKDGASAIYGADAVAGVVNIITKKAIDGVEASVRYGKTERGDGAEKSADIVWGTRSERGSLMASLNYSESDAVNLASRAPCALFEDDGELVCSGSSSTIGGRARLADGRRINFNQDPNGNPRGYETYSAAKHAYNSNPFLNAVNPIKRVGVSAFGNMRLSDKVDLFSELMFTNRQSEQLATPGAIGVYRPITIAANHPTNPTGQDLTLERRRVAEVGPRYFFQETNTFRIVAGLKGALGDKWDWSASLNWGRNTGVDGMTNIINLDRVDATLNAATCGTSPTAAPCGNYLGYGNLSPAVLEYIHFTTRDNGGNDQKSFNASISGELFSLPAGPVGFASGFEYRREQGWRDPDSLIVSGAANTNAQDPIAGQYSAREVFAELSMPLLAKLPMMQSLTANAAARYSDYSLFGSQATYKLGLDWQVIPALKMRANRSTAFRVPNVPELFGGVSEGNLTTTDPCNNWNALDPNSNVYKNCKVSGVPAGFKQFGPSILTTGGGNPNLKPEEADTFTVGAVWTPSKSLTLTLDYFNIRIDNAIETVPGSTKLAVCYNSPGLSHIFCGPSSFTRDPRTGEINFLSSQPENAATQRVSGLDFGALVDFTVFGWASSFVADVSRLNRFDVQPFPGGETIEYAGKITGGRGSYAKWRSTASLTTSNGPWSGSWTVQYIGSADDINAAPADIGSRAPGIAYHNASVKYAFNKAMTVSFGVDNLFDKGAPYIQSWTDGNTDTMTYDLLGRRWHVRLGYKF from the coding sequence CACCATCCAACGCTCCGGAGCAATCTCCATCGAGACGCTTCTTCAGCGGTTGCCATCGTCCGCAGGTACGGCGGGGAACCAGACCAGTGCGTACTGGACCAGTAATGGCTACGGCACGACGCAAGTCAATCTGCGCGGTCTCGGGATCGATCGCACCTTGGTCCTGTTGAATGGGCGCAGGGTGGTTTCCGGAGGCACGGGCGCCAACAGCTCGGTCGACCTGAACATGATACCGGTTGCGATGATCGAGCGGATCGAGGTGTTGAAAGATGGCGCTTCAGCGATCTACGGGGCGGACGCGGTTGCGGGCGTCGTCAACATCATCACGAAGAAGGCGATCGACGGCGTGGAGGCCTCCGTCCGGTACGGAAAGACCGAGCGTGGTGATGGCGCCGAGAAGTCGGCAGATATCGTCTGGGGTACACGCAGCGAGCGCGGAAGCCTGATGGCTTCGTTGAACTATTCCGAGAGCGATGCGGTCAATCTGGCCTCGCGTGCACCTTGCGCATTGTTTGAAGACGATGGCGAATTGGTGTGTTCCGGTAGCTCTTCTACCATCGGCGGCCGTGCGCGTCTGGCAGATGGACGACGGATCAACTTTAACCAGGACCCGAACGGCAATCCACGTGGTTACGAAACCTACAGCGCAGCAAAACACGCCTACAACAGTAATCCCTTCCTAAACGCGGTGAATCCAATAAAGCGCGTCGGCGTCAGCGCCTTTGGCAACATGAGGTTAAGTGACAAGGTTGACCTGTTCAGTGAACTCATGTTTACCAATCGTCAGTCCGAGCAGTTAGCCACGCCGGGGGCGATCGGCGTCTATCGGCCTATCACGATTGCCGCCAACCATCCGACGAATCCGACCGGGCAGGATCTGACATTGGAGCGTCGCAGGGTTGCCGAGGTGGGGCCGCGCTACTTCTTCCAGGAGACGAACACGTTCCGCATCGTCGCCGGACTGAAGGGGGCGCTAGGGGACAAATGGGATTGGTCGGCTTCGCTGAACTGGGGCCGCAACACCGGCGTCGATGGCATGACGAACATTATCAACCTCGACCGTGTAGATGCGACACTCAACGCCGCGACGTGCGGAACGAGTCCGACCGCTGCACCGTGCGGGAATTATCTCGGTTATGGAAACCTTAGCCCGGCGGTCCTGGAATACATACACTTCACCACTCGTGATAACGGCGGCAACGACCAGAAAAGCTTTAACGCAAGCATCAGCGGTGAACTGTTCTCGTTGCCGGCCGGTCCAGTGGGCTTCGCCTCTGGCTTCGAATACCGACGGGAGCAGGGATGGCGCGACCCGGACAGTCTGATTGTGTCGGGGGCAGCGAACACGAATGCCCAGGATCCGATCGCAGGGCAGTACAGCGCGCGGGAGGTATTCGCAGAGCTGTCCATGCCTCTGTTGGCAAAGCTGCCCATGATGCAATCGCTGACTGCGAACGCCGCCGCCCGGTATTCCGACTACAGCCTGTTCGGATCGCAGGCCACTTACAAGCTGGGACTCGACTGGCAGGTGATCCCGGCACTGAAGATGCGCGCGAACAGGTCGACGGCCTTCCGCGTCCCGAATGTTCCCGAACTGTTTGGGGGCGTTTCTGAGGGTAACCTGACCACGACCGATCCGTGCAACAACTGGAACGCGCTCGATCCGAATTCGAACGTCTACAAGAACTGCAAGGTCTCCGGCGTGCCAGCCGGCTTCAAGCAGTTTGGCCCCTCGATCCTGACGACCGGCGGCGGCAACCCCAATTTGAAGCCGGAAGAGGCGGACACTTTTACGGTTGGCGCTGTGTGGACGCCATCGAAATCGCTGACGCTGACCCTCGACTACTTCAACATCCGGATCGATAACGCGATCGAGACGGTTCCGGGTTCGACCAAGCTGGCGGTTTGCTACAACTCGCCTGGTCTGAGCCACATCTTCTGCGGTCCTTCGAGCTTCACGCGCGATCCGCGCACCGGAGAAATTAACTTCCTTTCGTCGCAACCGGAAAACGCCGCAACACAGCGGGTGAGTGGGCTGGACTTTGGCGCTTTGGTCGACTTCACCGTGTTCGGGTGGGCCTCGTCATTCGTTGCGGACGTCTCGCGCCTCAACCGGTTCGACGTGCAGCCATTCCCGGGAGGGGAGACGATCGAATACGCGGGCAAGATAACGGGCGGCCGGGGTAGCTACGCCAAGTGGAGGTCGACCGCTTCGCTGACGACGTCCAACGGGCCATGGTCGGGTTCCTGGACGGTCCAGTACATCGGTTCCGCGGACGACATCAACGCCGCACCGGCTGACATCGGCTCGCGTGCACCGGGCATCGCGTATCACAATGCGAGCGTGAAGTATGCGTTCAACAAGGCGATGACTGTCTCCTTTGGCGTCGATAACTTGTTCGACAAAGGCGCGCCCTACATCCAGAGCTGGACGGACGGCAACACCGACACGATGACCTATGACTTGCTCGGTCGACGTTGGCATGTTCGCCTAGGCTACAAGTTCTAA